One genomic region from Actinocatenispora thailandica encodes:
- the add gene encoding adenosine deaminase: MSTLTRLPKAELHVHLESTIRRDTLRELAARNGRPLPDDTSGRRFDGFRAFGDHGAAVRACLVTATDFRRVAVEFCADAVGQGLRYAEITFTAAAHEERLDAPGMPLAAVLDGLAEGHDRYGLVTRVILDHSRRRGVERLRRTVALARSHAPAVVAIGLAGDEAYPLAPFATVLDEAADAGVALVHHAGETAGVASVAEAVRRGHAARLGHGIRILDDDPEHADLLAEVRERGVALEVCPSSNVALGVVESFAAHPLPALCAAGLAVTVNTDIPAVVGTTLSTEYRRIADAFDFGPARLAELARAGVEASFAPEPVRAALCRDIDAWAAAQPGTA; the protein is encoded by the coding sequence GTGAGCACCCTGACCCGGCTGCCCAAGGCCGAACTGCACGTCCATCTGGAGAGCACCATCCGCCGCGACACGCTGCGGGAACTCGCCGCGCGCAACGGGCGGCCGCTGCCCGACGACACCAGCGGCCGGCGGTTCGACGGGTTTCGCGCCTTCGGCGACCACGGCGCCGCGGTACGGGCCTGCCTGGTCACCGCGACCGACTTCCGCCGCGTCGCGGTGGAGTTCTGCGCCGACGCCGTCGGGCAGGGCCTGCGGTACGCCGAGATCACGTTCACCGCCGCCGCACACGAGGAGCGACTGGACGCACCGGGCATGCCGCTCGCCGCGGTACTCGACGGGCTCGCCGAGGGCCACGACCGGTACGGCCTGGTCACCCGGGTGATCCTGGACCACTCGCGGCGGCGCGGGGTGGAACGGCTGCGCCGTACCGTCGCGCTGGCCCGCAGCCACGCGCCCGCGGTCGTCGCGATCGGGCTGGCCGGCGACGAGGCGTACCCGCTGGCTCCGTTCGCCACGGTGCTCGACGAGGCGGCCGACGCCGGCGTGGCCCTGGTGCATCACGCCGGCGAGACCGCCGGGGTGGCGAGCGTCGCCGAGGCGGTCCGGCGCGGCCACGCCGCCCGGCTCGGCCACGGCATCCGGATCCTGGACGACGATCCCGAGCACGCGGACCTGCTCGCCGAGGTACGCGAGCGGGGCGTCGCGCTGGAGGTCTGCCCGTCGTCGAACGTCGCGCTCGGAGTGGTCGAGTCGTTCGCCGCCCACCCGCTCCCGGCGTTGTGCGCGGCCGGGCTCGCGGTGACCGTCAACACCGACATCCCGGCGGTGGTCGGTACCACGCTGAGCACCGAGTACCGGCGGATCGCCGACGCGTTCGACTTCGGACCGGCGCGGCTCGCCGAGCTGGCCCGCGCCGGTGTCGAGGCCTCCTTCGCGCCGGAGCCGGTCCGCGCGGCGCTGTGCCGCGACATCGACGCCTGGGCGGCCGCCCAGCCCGGCACCGCCTGA
- a CDS encoding response regulator transcription factor, translating to MARLLVVEDDATIGGLLEPGLRAHGHDVRWVRSGRDALGAAASTEFDLVLLDLGLPDLDGVEVCRRLRAAQPGCVLVILTARREEMDVVVGLEAGADDYLTKPFRFAELLARIRAHLRRGAPAPPHQQSLRIGELVVDGSARRCTLGGVEVSLRAKEFDLLARLAAEPGVAISRERLMSDVWDENWFGSTKTLDVHMAAVRRRLADAESQLGNGVVAPRITTLRGRGYRMEAD from the coding sequence ATGGCGCGGTTGCTCGTGGTGGAGGACGACGCCACGATCGGCGGGTTGTTGGAGCCGGGGCTGCGGGCGCACGGCCACGACGTGCGCTGGGTGCGCTCCGGCCGGGACGCGCTGGGCGCCGCGGCGAGCACCGAGTTCGACCTGGTGCTGCTCGATCTCGGGCTGCCCGACCTGGACGGGGTCGAGGTGTGCCGTCGGCTGCGCGCCGCGCAACCCGGCTGCGTGCTGGTGATCCTCACCGCGCGGCGCGAGGAGATGGACGTGGTGGTCGGCCTGGAGGCCGGCGCCGACGACTACCTGACGAAGCCGTTCCGGTTCGCCGAGCTGCTCGCCCGGATCCGGGCGCACCTGCGCCGGGGCGCGCCGGCGCCGCCGCACCAGCAGTCGCTGCGCATCGGCGAGCTGGTGGTCGACGGCTCGGCTCGGCGCTGCACCCTCGGCGGGGTGGAGGTGTCGCTGCGGGCCAAGGAGTTCGACCTGCTGGCCCGGCTGGCGGCCGAGCCCGGCGTCGCGATCAGCCGGGAGCGGCTGATGTCCGACGTCTGGGACGAGAACTGGTTCGGCTCGACGAAGACGCTCGACGTGCACATGGCCGCGGTACGGCGGCGCCTCGCCGACGCGGAGAGCCAACTCGGCAACGGTGTGGTGGCACCGCGGATCACCACCCTGCGCGGCCGCGGCTACCGGATGGAGGCGGACTGA